The Enterococcus sp. 7F3_DIV0205 genome has a window encoding:
- a CDS encoding rhodanese-like domain-containing protein has translation MFSFLKGNSINTTDLQQMLDSKPIMIDVREKSEFTAGHIPNAKNVPLSKISTYQSKENQPVYVICQSGMRSRQAVKKLKAKGIDAINVKGGMSAWRGVVRGGKL, from the coding sequence ATGTTTTCATTTTTAAAAGGAAATTCAATTAATACTACTGACCTTCAGCAAATGCTAGATTCAAAACCAATCATGATTGATGTTCGCGAAAAGAGTGAGTTCACTGCTGGTCATATCCCGAACGCTAAAAATGTCCCATTAAGTAAAATTTCAACCTATCAATCAAAAGAAAACCAACCAGTTTATGTGATTTGTCAATCTGGAATGAGAAGCAGACAAGCAGTCAAAAAACTAAAAGCAAAAGGAATCGATGCGATCAACGTCAAAGGCGGAATGAGTGCTTGGCGTGGCGTCGTCAGAGGAGGAAAATTATAA
- a CDS encoding response regulator transcription factor: protein MNILVADDSPEMVQIVSAYLKKDGFTVFTALDGEAALDIFYKEKLDLAIIDWMMPKMDGIEVIKKFKAESSLKVLMLTAKSTGEDEFLSLSSGADDYITKPFHPQVLLLRVKKLLGLTHSFYVKNLLIQPTNLNVWKDDQPLDLTKKEFDLLMMLINNRGSILTREQLLVGVWGMDYDGVERTVDTHIRRLREKIGDEIITTKRGVGYLIEKEN from the coding sequence GTGAATATTTTAGTTGCAGATGATAGTCCAGAAATGGTACAAATCGTGAGTGCCTATTTAAAAAAAGATGGATTCACAGTATTTACCGCGCTAGATGGTGAAGCTGCTTTAGATATTTTTTATAAAGAAAAATTAGATTTAGCGATCATCGATTGGATGATGCCAAAAATGGATGGAATCGAAGTCATTAAAAAGTTCAAAGCTGAAAGTTCATTGAAAGTTCTCATGCTAACGGCAAAATCAACTGGTGAAGATGAATTTCTTTCTTTATCCAGCGGTGCTGATGACTACATCACAAAGCCATTTCATCCACAAGTACTATTACTGCGCGTCAAAAAATTGCTTGGTCTAACCCATTCATTTTATGTAAAAAACTTGCTGATCCAACCAACTAATTTAAACGTTTGGAAAGATGACCAACCATTGGATTTAACAAAAAAAGAATTTGATTTGTTGATGATGCTCATCAATAATCGCGGAAGTATTTTAACAAGAGAACAACTTTTAGTTGGCGTTTGGGGAATGGACTATGATGGTGTAGAACGAACGGTTGATACACATATTAGAAGACTTCGTGAAAAAATTGGCGATGAGATCATCACCACCAAAAGAGGAGTGGGCTATCTCATTGAAAAAGAAAACTAG
- a CDS encoding endonuclease/exonuclease/phosphatase family protein, with amino-acid sequence MNLKKALKICLGILTLFIAIILAYVGYVYFSYSRIADNLSVETIQKAKATQVSTNKEYKITTFNIGYGSYTPDYTFFMDGGKQSKAVSKASVVENISGVIDTTKMIDPDFALFQEVDKKATRSRGVDEVTQITQQFNDYSSVFATNYDSAFLMYPILDPIGKSQSGILTLSNREIEEATRYSLPIETNFNKFFDLDRAFTVSRIPVENGKYLMLYNVHLSAYIKDQKIQKEQVHKLFDHMENEYKKGNYVVGGGDFNHDLLDSSTETFKNDTKEEYTWLQPFPKKELPKNLHVATLNETETPVPSVRNLDKPYQKGESFVALIDGFIISDNVENIGGKVIDGAFKNSDHNPVELTFKLNK; translated from the coding sequence ATGAACTTAAAAAAAGCGCTTAAAATCTGTCTAGGCATTTTAACCCTCTTTATCGCAATTATTCTAGCCTATGTCGGCTACGTTTATTTCAGTTATTCTAGAATCGCTGATAATTTATCTGTAGAAACGATTCAAAAGGCAAAAGCAACACAAGTTTCAACGAACAAAGAATACAAAATCACAACTTTTAATATCGGATATGGATCGTATACACCAGATTACACATTCTTTATGGACGGTGGAAAACAATCGAAAGCAGTCAGTAAAGCAAGTGTTGTCGAAAATATCTCTGGTGTCATTGATACAACGAAAATGATCGATCCAGATTTTGCTTTATTCCAAGAAGTTGATAAAAAGGCTACTCGTAGCCGCGGTGTGGATGAAGTGACTCAAATTACGCAACAGTTTAATGACTATTCAAGTGTATTTGCCACCAACTATGATTCAGCGTTTCTAATGTATCCTATTTTAGATCCAATTGGTAAGTCTCAATCAGGTATTCTTACGTTGAGTAATCGTGAAATTGAAGAGGCTACTCGCTATAGCTTACCAATTGAAACTAATTTCAATAAATTTTTTGATTTAGATCGTGCCTTTACGGTGTCCAGAATACCAGTTGAGAATGGCAAATATCTAATGCTGTACAATGTTCATTTATCTGCCTATATTAAAGACCAAAAAATTCAAAAAGAACAAGTTCATAAATTATTCGATCATATGGAAAATGAATACAAAAAGGGGAATTATGTAGTTGGCGGTGGTGATTTTAATCATGATCTGCTAGATTCTTCGACTGAGACATTTAAAAATGACACAAAAGAGGAATATACTTGGTTGCAACCTTTTCCTAAAAAAGAGCTGCCGAAAAATTTACATGTAGCAACGTTGAATGAGACGGAAACACCTGTACCGTCAGTCCGTAATTTAGATAAGCCTTATCAAAAAGGGGAGTCATTTGTAGCATTGATCGATGGGTTTATTATTTCAGATAATGTAGAAAATATCGGTGGAAAAGTGATTGATGGTGCATTTAAAAATTCAGATCATAATCCAGTTGAGCTGACATTTAAGTTAAATAAATAA
- a CDS encoding iron chaperone has product MKDLNDFLSKISEPDHRERLEELFDWTIKTYPQFSVVIKWNQPMFTDHGTFIIAYSTSKKHLSIAPETVTISTFKEDIEKSGYQHTDNIIKITWDQPIDYSLLKKIIDYNIQEKIDYTKFWRE; this is encoded by the coding sequence ATGAAAGATCTAAATGATTTTCTTTCAAAAATTAGTGAACCTGATCATCGGGAAAGATTGGAAGAACTTTTTGATTGGACTATAAAAACTTACCCACAATTTAGCGTTGTCATCAAATGGAACCAGCCTATGTTTACCGATCACGGGACTTTTATCATCGCATATAGCACTTCTAAAAAGCACCTTTCAATTGCGCCAGAAACTGTCACGATCTCAACATTCAAAGAGGATATTGAAAAATCAGGGTACCAACATACAGATAACATCATTAAAATCACTTGGGATCAGCCTATCGACTATTCCTTGCTGAAAAAAATCATTGATTACAACATTCAAGAGAAAATTGATTATACAAAATTTTGGCGAGAATAA
- a CDS encoding sensor histidine kinase: MKKKTRKISTTLTLTFSSIIIGSFIVMFLLNSLIVPYYYFSKMDHKVTSVMTDIQQHATSEQQLAELEESNQVTIITRQLDGTSLDDFNESLNVELNRKKVALNRFWVTQETVDQLQNSPKPIQRNFDQGKQKSSFLVEMQVIDDTFYLVGVSTVNFSETANLINTFNFISLSLTLILIIVLIYVSVRKITDPLVNLKKVAEEITTLTFVTTDDIPANEIGELALSINKMSYALATYQKNLLAKNEQLKQFTADLTHELKTPIALIKAYGSGIEDGLDDGTYLEVILQQTQRLNDIVDQMLDYAKLEQQQPINKVPMQLSDTWKQTVMELTPTLEKEEILLLEADTDSPLPLIEADPILIKRVFENLLTNGLKYTTDKEIQASWRETEAFIEFTISNQTSLTTDFDVNKLWEAFYVHEKSRNKNLSGTGLGLSIVRSIMDEHGFTIEARLVHQTLIFVLQFYKPEKQV, translated from the coding sequence TTGAAAAAGAAAACTAGAAAAATCAGTACCACACTCACTTTGACCTTTTCATCGATTATCATAGGGAGCTTTATCGTCATGTTTCTTTTAAATAGTCTGATTGTTCCCTATTACTATTTTTCAAAAATGGACCATAAAGTCACCTCGGTTATGACCGATATTCAACAACATGCTACTTCAGAACAACAACTAGCAGAATTGGAAGAAAGCAATCAAGTCACCATCATCACACGACAGTTAGATGGTACTTCACTTGATGATTTTAATGAGTCCTTGAATGTAGAATTAAATAGAAAAAAAGTCGCGTTGAATCGTTTTTGGGTTACACAAGAAACAGTAGATCAGCTCCAAAATAGCCCTAAACCGATTCAGCGAAATTTTGATCAAGGCAAACAGAAGTCTAGTTTTTTGGTTGAGATGCAAGTGATCGACGATACCTTTTATTTAGTTGGTGTCTCTACTGTGAATTTTTCTGAAACAGCCAATCTGATCAATACATTTAATTTTATTTCATTAAGCCTAACGTTGATTCTAATCATTGTACTGATTTATGTTTCTGTGCGGAAAATAACCGATCCTTTAGTCAACCTAAAGAAAGTAGCAGAAGAAATCACGACACTGACTTTTGTAACAACGGATGATATTCCAGCAAATGAAATCGGTGAATTAGCGCTCAGCATCAATAAAATGAGTTACGCCTTAGCAACCTATCAAAAGAACTTACTTGCTAAAAATGAACAGCTAAAACAATTTACAGCCGATTTAACGCATGAATTGAAGACACCTATCGCTCTAATCAAAGCATATGGTTCAGGTATTGAGGACGGCTTAGACGATGGAACTTATCTAGAAGTGATCTTACAACAAACCCAGCGTCTAAATGATATTGTCGATCAGATGTTAGATTATGCAAAATTAGAGCAACAACAACCGATCAATAAAGTCCCTATGCAATTATCAGATACTTGGAAGCAAACAGTTATGGAACTGACACCCACCCTAGAAAAAGAGGAAATTCTATTGTTGGAAGCAGATACAGACTCACCTCTTCCATTAATCGAAGCTGATCCAATTTTAATCAAGCGAGTGTTTGAAAACTTACTAACGAATGGTCTCAAATATACTACTGACAAAGAAATTCAAGCAAGTTGGCGGGAAACAGAAGCATTTATTGAGTTTACGATTAGTAATCAAACCTCTCTAACCACTGATTTTGATGTAAATAAACTTTGGGAAGCCTTTTACGTTCATGAAAAATCGCGGAATAAAAACTTGTCTGGAACAGGGTTAGGCTTATCCATCGTTCGATCGATTATGGATGAACACGGATTTACGATTGAAGCTAGATTAGTTCATCAGACATTGATCTTTGTTTTACAATTTTATAAACCGGAAAAACAAGTGTAG
- a CDS encoding TetR/AcrR family transcriptional regulator: MRDVKEPEIRKAEIMDVAGQLFMEKGYLKTTTQDIIERLNISRGLLYYHFKNKEDILYCLVERQTTPLLKQLKQITYNTNYLAIEKTQKFIEATMIKSESITEQMVSLQQSVDLEQNRYVTDRFSHKLVTDVTLFFEHIIVQGNEEKVFHVNHPFETAVFLMTGYVFVSNDIRESSDHENYLHAFHECLERVLQSSKPIFN; this comes from the coding sequence ATGCGCGATGTTAAAGAACCCGAAATTCGTAAGGCTGAAATTATGGACGTTGCAGGTCAACTGTTTATGGAAAAAGGCTACTTAAAAACTACTACGCAAGATATTATAGAACGCTTAAATATCTCTAGAGGACTACTTTATTATCATTTCAAAAATAAAGAAGATATACTCTATTGTTTAGTCGAACGTCAGACAACGCCTCTTTTAAAACAATTGAAGCAAATAACTTATAACACAAATTATTTAGCCATCGAAAAAACTCAAAAATTTATCGAAGCTACAATGATCAAATCAGAAAGTATTACTGAACAAATGGTTAGCCTTCAGCAATCTGTTGACTTAGAACAGAATCGCTATGTAACTGATCGTTTTTCACATAAACTAGTTACAGATGTTACTTTATTTTTTGAACACATCATTGTTCAAGGAAACGAAGAAAAGGTTTTTCACGTAAATCATCCTTTCGAAACGGCTGTTTTTCTGATGACAGGTTATGTCTTTGTCTCTAATGATATAAGAGAATCATCTGATCACGAAAATTATTTACATGCATTTCATGAGTGTTTAGAACGTGTATTACAGTCTAGCAAACCCATTTTTAATTAA
- a CDS encoding FtsX-like permease family protein encodes MNNFYYILKDSGNSLLRSKGAAFFKSIFTVLYFFVLSVLLHGWITAVHFGRIEEQRRIEEIDSLDAFTQSNASENLITLLESLNIALLIFSIGLFLFGVFYLFISFQRSMILDKKELIIKKMLGSTALQVTSELFIEPLLLIIPSSVLGLIITEYLYTLFFKQSNSWFSDMLYAPSHFVMFADLPLIGIFSFLLLCQFLLLKQKITKL; translated from the coding sequence ATGAATAACTTTTACTATATTTTAAAAGATAGTGGCAATAGTCTCCTGCGAAGCAAGGGGGCTGCTTTTTTTAAAAGCATTTTTACTGTTCTTTATTTTTTTGTTTTGAGCGTTTTGCTCCATGGTTGGATCACCGCAGTTCATTTCGGAAGAATAGAGGAACAAAGAAGAATAGAAGAAATCGATTCACTAGACGCTTTTACTCAATCAAATGCTAGCGAAAATTTAATTACTTTATTGGAGAGTTTAAACATCGCGTTACTTATTTTCAGTATTGGTTTGTTTTTATTCGGCGTTTTTTATCTTTTCATCTCTTTTCAAAGAAGCATGATATTGGATAAAAAAGAACTGATTATCAAAAAAATGTTAGGTAGCACAGCTCTCCAAGTAACTAGTGAGCTTTTTATCGAACCTTTATTACTTATTATTCCCAGTAGTGTTTTAGGCTTGATTATAACAGAATATCTCTATACACTATTTTTTAAGCAATCCAATTCATGGTTTTCAGATATGTTGTATGCACCAAGCCATTTCGTCATGTTTGCAGATTTACCGTTGATCGGAATTTTTTCATTTTTACTACTGTGTCAATTTCTCTTACTCAAACAAAAAATAACGAAGCTGTAA
- a CDS encoding MerR family transcriptional regulator, whose amino-acid sequence MTIKEMAELVGVSADTLRYYERIGVIPTVTRTIHGVRDYDAVHLEWIQSILKLKASGMTLEMIIEYVRLANLGESTIEARKNLLEEEQERITAKIEELQERLTTINIKIEDYYEDLLPKTTTMIDKMNRE is encoded by the coding sequence ATGACTATCAAAGAAATGGCAGAACTCGTAGGTGTTTCTGCTGATACATTAAGGTATTATGAAAGAATTGGTGTGATACCTACAGTCACTAGAACAATTCATGGCGTTCGAGATTATGATGCAGTTCATCTTGAATGGATCCAGTCGATCTTAAAGTTAAAAGCATCTGGTATGACGTTGGAGATGATCATTGAGTATGTACGTCTCGCAAATCTAGGTGAAAGCACGATTGAAGCTAGGAAAAATTTGCTTGAAGAAGAACAGGAACGAATCACAGCAAAAATCGAAGAACTTCAGGAAAGATTAACTACAATAAATATAAAAATTGAAGATTACTACGAAGATCTATTGCCTAAAACAACAACAATGATTGATAAAATGAATCGTGAATAG
- a CDS encoding DUF1697 domain-containing protein, producing the protein MVTYIALLRGVNVGGKNRVVMATLKERFEQHGFTNVSTYLNSGNAIFSSEETDDLQLKEDCEKLIKSEFELDITVTIVRGTDLLAALEQMPEWWNTDKESKHNVIFVIPPTTTEEVIASVGEAKAEYEKVAHHERVIFWSAPIKTFSRSRWSKIVGTKMYSRITIRNANTVNKLAELVQKNN; encoded by the coding sequence ATGGTAACGTACATTGCTTTATTACGCGGCGTTAATGTCGGCGGGAAAAATCGAGTGGTTATGGCAACCTTAAAAGAGCGCTTTGAACAGCATGGATTTACAAATGTGAGTACTTATTTGAATAGTGGAAATGCCATTTTTTCTAGCGAAGAGACCGATGATTTACAACTGAAAGAGGATTGCGAAAAGCTAATAAAATCAGAGTTTGAGCTTGATATAACAGTTACGATTGTACGAGGAACTGACTTGTTAGCAGCGCTAGAACAGATGCCAGAATGGTGGAATACAGATAAAGAATCAAAACACAATGTCATTTTTGTGATCCCACCAACGACAACTGAAGAAGTGATCGCATCTGTTGGTGAAGCTAAAGCAGAATATGAAAAAGTAGCCCACCATGAAAGAGTTATTTTCTGGTCAGCACCAATCAAAACATTTTCCAGAAGCCGTTGGTCAAAAATCGTTGGAACTAAGATGTATAGCCGAATTACAATCAGAAACGCTAACACTGTAAATAAGCTGGCGGAGCTGGTGCAAAAAAATAATTGA
- a CDS encoding glycoside hydrolase, translating to MKKLSIYLGLAAITLSLSGCNVNQTNATNKSEKLIVNNEIEKNKTYAKTDFSFDVDPATFTVSITENGETAEVSKPQAPKEVTDLKKSKEEVSWTYPNEQLKVKLKREKNHIAVALTSLSNEDNSFTWPKLDAKNYVLPIAEGKTIPNDQKEWLAYFKQNEELSMSEAFSMSFFTTNQETFATTFVMDNPFNSDLLTKTEPHLTLEASHNFIGFDKNKTMNYRLYVTDNDPVAIAKTYQMDRINLGEFKTLDEKEKENPEIKKMRGAIQVYFWNSRILTTEDIKWGKLPSMVDEPIFQWIAELLTQYGEDGSEEYLKALEAFKNNEGYKYEKNTFLTSINYVLLYPQFYNKDIFKNPDEQAQKLIDKGIDTLSEQERYTLNKHLLASVLGELTPPIKQWGQATSSDVFKEMKASGVENAWIGLPNWANGLMNPAMVKTAADEGYLIGPYDSYQSIQENASIDWNTASFPNKNLYENATVTKKNGEKVAGFLGKGRKLNPTQIFPDVKERFTGIMQNKIPFNSWFLDTDAAGEIYNDYSPEHLTTQSEDVAGRLKRMDYFNQNGLVVGSEGGNDFASKNMVFAHGIETPVIMWSDPDMRENKESEYYVGSYAALDGGIPTKYKKVVPIKEEYKPIYTDPVYSLPLYKLVYNRSVITSHQWEWDSYKIKNQVGERRMKEYLYNTPPMMHIDKAAWEEHKQDISENAKLWSPFQKAALQHEMTDFNVLTDDRLVQKTEFGEKLSVIANFSNTDYDADGVKVASHTALIMNDGKETVVKTEG from the coding sequence ATGAAAAAATTGTCTATCTACCTCGGCTTAGCCGCGATCACACTATCCTTATCAGGATGTAATGTCAATCAAACCAACGCAACAAACAAATCAGAAAAACTAATAGTCAACAATGAAATCGAGAAAAACAAAACCTATGCCAAAACTGATTTTTCTTTTGATGTTGATCCTGCAACATTCACTGTTTCTATTACTGAAAATGGCGAAACTGCAGAAGTTTCAAAACCTCAAGCTCCAAAAGAAGTCACCGATTTAAAAAAAAGCAAAGAAGAAGTCAGCTGGACTTACCCCAATGAACAACTTAAAGTAAAACTGAAAAGAGAAAAAAATCATATCGCTGTTGCTCTTACCAGTTTATCGAATGAAGATAACTCTTTTACCTGGCCTAAACTAGATGCTAAAAACTATGTACTACCCATTGCAGAAGGAAAAACGATTCCCAATGATCAAAAAGAATGGCTTGCCTATTTTAAACAAAATGAAGAATTATCAATGAGCGAAGCATTTTCAATGAGCTTTTTTACAACCAATCAAGAAACATTTGCCACAACTTTTGTAATGGATAACCCATTCAATAGTGATCTATTAACAAAGACAGAGCCTCACCTGACCTTGGAAGCTAGCCACAATTTTATTGGCTTCGACAAAAATAAAACAATGAATTACCGACTATATGTTACCGATAATGACCCTGTCGCAATCGCTAAAACGTATCAAATGGATCGCATCAATTTAGGTGAATTCAAAACACTAGATGAAAAGGAAAAAGAAAATCCTGAGATCAAAAAAATGCGTGGTGCCATCCAAGTTTACTTTTGGAATAGCCGTATCTTAACAACAGAAGATATCAAATGGGGGAAACTACCCTCTATGGTAGATGAGCCAATTTTTCAATGGATCGCTGAATTATTGACTCAATATGGTGAAGATGGTTCTGAAGAATATTTAAAAGCTTTAGAAGCATTTAAAAACAATGAAGGGTATAAATATGAAAAAAATACGTTCTTAACATCGATCAATTATGTACTACTATATCCGCAATTTTATAATAAAGACATCTTCAAAAATCCAGATGAACAAGCACAAAAATTGATTGATAAAGGGATCGATACACTTAGTGAACAAGAACGGTACACATTAAATAAACATCTTCTAGCTAGCGTGTTAGGTGAGTTGACTCCGCCTATTAAACAATGGGGACAAGCAACTTCTTCTGATGTTTTCAAAGAGATGAAAGCCTCAGGTGTTGAGAACGCTTGGATCGGTCTACCAAACTGGGCGAATGGACTGATGAATCCAGCAATGGTCAAAACCGCAGCGGATGAAGGCTATCTGATTGGTCCTTATGATTCTTATCAATCGATTCAAGAAAATGCTAGCATCGATTGGAATACTGCTTCTTTCCCTAACAAAAATCTATACGAAAATGCCACAGTTACGAAGAAAAATGGTGAAAAAGTTGCTGGTTTCTTAGGAAAAGGACGTAAACTTAACCCAACACAAATTTTTCCTGATGTAAAAGAACGTTTTACTGGCATCATGCAAAATAAAATTCCATTCAATTCTTGGTTTTTAGATACAGACGCCGCAGGTGAAATTTACAATGACTATAGTCCAGAACATCTGACAACACAAAGTGAAGACGTAGCAGGACGCTTGAAACGAATGGATTATTTCAATCAAAATGGTTTAGTTGTCGGGTCTGAAGGCGGGAATGATTTTGCGTCAAAAAATATGGTTTTTGCTCACGGAATCGAAACACCTGTCATTATGTGGTCCGATCCTGATATGCGTGAAAATAAAGAAAGTGAATACTATGTAGGAAGTTACGCTGCATTAGACGGTGGAATTCCAACAAAATACAAAAAAGTTGTACCGATCAAGGAAGAATATAAACCAATTTATACCGACCCTGTTTATTCTCTCCCTCTTTATAAACTTGTTTACAACCGTTCTGTCATCACTTCTCATCAATGGGAATGGGATAGTTATAAAATCAAAAATCAAGTTGGTGAACGTCGAATGAAAGAGTATTTATACAACACTCCACCAATGATGCATATCGACAAAGCCGCTTGGGAAGAACATAAACAAGATATCTCAGAAAATGCTAAACTCTGGAGTCCTTTCCAAAAAGCAGCATTGCAACATGAAATGACTGATTTTAACGTATTGACCGATGACCGTTTGGTTCAAAAAACGGAATTTGGTGAGAAATTGTCTGTCATTGCTAATTTCTCAAATACTGATTACGATGCAGATGGTGTCAAAGTTGCCAGCCATACTGCGCTAATTATGAATGATGGCAAAGAAACTGTCGTAAAAACGGAAGGTTAA
- a CDS encoding glycoside hydrolase family 73 protein, whose protein sequence is MNQGILKKQNILPLLLILLLSFASLFLIFNKEEQPIQDEATAYQQIFIDEIASEAKLLQKQTHLFASITIAQAILESDWGRSDLAVEAKNLFGIKGAFNEQSSIMPTDEFIDGERITIDDSFKKYETVQESMVDHMEFLKGSTYEGIKTSKNYQEAAVALQNGGYATDPDYAEKLIQLIEEFKLYKYDK, encoded by the coding sequence ATGAATCAAGGCATTCTAAAAAAACAAAATATTTTACCATTACTATTGATTCTACTTCTTTCATTTGCTAGCCTTTTCCTTATTTTTAATAAAGAAGAACAACCAATCCAAGATGAAGCAACTGCTTATCAGCAGATTTTTATTGATGAAATAGCATCTGAAGCGAAACTTTTACAAAAACAAACTCATTTATTCGCCAGTATCACCATTGCTCAAGCAATTTTAGAATCTGACTGGGGCCGTAGTGATTTAGCGGTAGAAGCGAAAAATCTATTTGGGATCAAAGGAGCTTTTAATGAACAGTCTAGTATCATGCCCACAGATGAGTTTATTGATGGTGAACGGATTACGATCGATGATTCGTTTAAAAAATATGAGACGGTTCAAGAATCAATGGTCGATCACATGGAATTTTTAAAAGGTAGCACATACGAAGGAATCAAAACCAGTAAGAATTATCAAGAAGCTGCTGTTGCTTTGCAAAATGGTGGTTATGCTACCGACCCAGACTATGCAGAAAAATTGATTCAATTAATTGAAGAATTTAAATTATACAAGTACGATAAATAA
- a CDS encoding SDR family oxidoreductase: MSKKVWLITGGSKGLGLDLTKALLHNGHQVVTTSRDKETLIQKVGSESASFLPVSLSLTDEKDIKRVVESAVEKFGRIDVLVNNAGYMVAGAVEDLTDQEVRMCFDINVFGTLNMMRAVMPVMRQQETGYILNTSSISGLYAGAFESTYAGTKFAINGITQAFADEVKPFGIHVINVAPGYLRTEFLSEDSYMMSQKISDPYKKSVEERLGFVAAMNGNQAGDPKKVAALYMEIVEMDEPPLELMVGSDAYEVALNRSNEKILMTEKYKKLSESVDYIKKEEAK; encoded by the coding sequence ATGAGTAAAAAGGTATGGTTGATAACAGGAGGTTCAAAAGGGTTAGGATTGGATTTGACGAAAGCATTACTTCATAATGGACATCAAGTTGTCACAACGAGCAGAGATAAAGAAACATTGATTCAAAAAGTGGGTTCAGAAAGTGCCTCGTTTTTACCAGTTAGTTTGTCTTTGACAGATGAAAAAGATATCAAACGAGTGGTGGAATCAGCAGTAGAAAAATTTGGTAGAATCGATGTGTTGGTGAATAATGCAGGATATATGGTAGCAGGTGCTGTAGAAGATTTAACTGATCAGGAAGTAAGAATGTGTTTTGATATCAATGTATTCGGCACGCTAAATATGATGAGAGCTGTTATGCCCGTCATGAGACAGCAAGAAACTGGCTATATTCTCAATACTTCATCGATCTCAGGACTTTATGCAGGCGCATTTGAGTCAACTTATGCAGGAACTAAGTTTGCTATTAATGGAATTACGCAGGCATTTGCCGATGAAGTCAAGCCTTTTGGCATTCATGTCATCAACGTTGCACCGGGATATTTACGGACAGAGTTTTTGTCAGAAGATTCCTATATGATGTCTCAAAAAATCAGTGATCCCTATAAAAAATCAGTAGAGGAACGTCTAGGGTTCGTTGCAGCAATGAATGGCAATCAAGCAGGAGATCCTAAGAAAGTCGCAGCGTTATACATGGAAATCGTTGAAATGGACGAACCGCCTTTAGAATTAATGGTCGGCAGTGATGCTTACGAAGTGGCATTAAATCGCTCGAACGAGAAAATCTTAATGACAGAAAAATATAAAAAATTATCGGAGTCAGTAGATTATATAAAAAAAGAGGAAGCTAAATGA